From Rissa tridactyla isolate bRisTri1 chromosome 7, bRisTri1.patW.cur.20221130, whole genome shotgun sequence, a single genomic window includes:
- the CCDC14 gene encoding coiled-coil domain-containing protein 14 isoform X1, giving the protein MAGTAAPRSRKALSSGRLTGAAKLTNGRKQFGLRKGCHSDVESGYSLYSTDSDDQVDSVHNGLDRCAALLKNILQNEATVMLGKDTIHKRPGKTTSVKITSKPLLTKGNTSKKKGLKKTTTLAHVQKEIVPISNRKLALFTTPSTEKELSSAAQNQMVQPIHVPSSQHSPVSHQKLCEHVQTQMSLITGQPPQNSDEIPTLTPLPTSNHGCQNVTASNYRLPPSTSTLSLQHSANPLSTQSDVPVDVGNECVPEMGGPVVCPVVSAASTTAAQMQSATALPSVIPCTASGTASSSTVPPLIPSSGREMTPNHDQQIKEADLIRCIQAHLTLLQSHEMMNGRTEQKHHHHCPAKHAASSNKEEDTSEEHSEDTVSEEDELNVLDTAPVRDTSCNKSFGKKVLKSRKESPEETAHKVKTVKYLLGELRALITDQDDSEMLRLMNEVEDCISLLPAVVGSTNIQAEIALALQPLRSENAQLRRRLRILNQQLGERERSEKASGQSCNYELVSLQSFNMMLQSQLKESLKGLESLQAKNEELLKIIESQKEENKHLAKDIQNKEEELLENKQHYDIHSTKLKIEVEEALGNVKNLQFKLEASEKENKILGITLRQRDAEVNRLRELTRTLQGSMAKLLSDLTVDNIRPKPEKGLSKSLLEDHEKQMQPDPFPGSTSVMTYLKKLEMDHILTDTELQFSNKSGELEMGNLAYEKLAAEGRKINSTFSEGGTSTPRILRTSLKQDAETVRDSVTLLDDQSKLDETVYIPLTSSTSKKQLPASARTGVLPQSRGACKMLDYHCELSGSVQQNGCDIAKDPTTLGKLSAGYSVKKTLEHTLEVTGDKVKPEGDKVQMRPKGTPSGAAKDFTDKPDQLQPGAHPRIPKQFTKEISQKKGTEIPDFSSILFDDISGKSEWSASSFSTFTSRDEEDFKNSLAALDANIARLQRTLQNSVMKQ; this is encoded by the exons ATGGCCGGCACGGCGGCTCCGCGGTCCCGCAAG GCACTGTCTTCTGGAAGACTAACAGGAGCAGCTAAATtaacaaatggaagaaaaca ATTTGGCTTAAGAAAAGGATGTCATTCTGATGTGGAGTCTGGATATTCTCTCTATTCAACTGACTCTGACGATCAG GTTGATAGTGTTCATAATGGACTTGACCGTTGTGCAGCTTTACTGAAGAATATCTTACAAAATGAGGCTACAG TAATGCTAGGAAAGGACACTATCCATAAACGACCTGGGAAAACAACTTCCGTTAAAATTACGTCCAAGCCTTTGCTAACCAAAGGAAATACTTCCAAGAAGAAAGGGTTGAAAAAAACCACTACTCTTGCCCACGTCCAAAAAGAAATTG TGCCAATATCAAATAGAAAACTTGCCTTGTTCACCACACCTTCTACTGAGAAAGAATTATCCAGTGCAGCACAGAATCAGATGGTTCAACCGATTCATGTGCCTTCCAGTCAACACTCTCCTGTGTCGCATCAGAAACTGTGCGAGCATGTGCAAACTCAGATGTCTCTGATAACTGGCCAACCACCACAGAACAGTGATGAAATTCCTACTCTGACTCCTCTTCCTACCTCAAATCATG GATGTCAAAATGTTACAGCTTCTAATTATCGATTACCTCCCTCCACGTCAACTCTGTCCCTGCAGCATTCAGCTAATCCCTTATCTACTCAGTCA GATGTTCCTGTAGATGTTGGCAATGAATGTGTGCCAGAGATGGGAGGACCTGTGGTTTGCCCAGTAGTTTCCGCTGCTTCTACTACTGCTGCACAAATGCAATCTGCCACTGCTCTTCCTAGTGTGATCCCTTGTACCGCATCAGGTACAGCAAGTAGCTCTACAGTGCCACCACTCATCCCATCATCTGGCAGAGAGATGACTCCAAACCATGATCAACAGATAAAAGAAGCAGATTTGATAAGATGCATACAAGCCCACCTGACCCTGTTACAATCACATGAAATGATGAACGGCAGGACTGAACAGAAGCACCATCATCATTGTCCAGCAAAACATGCTGCTTCAAGTAACAAGGAGGAGgatacttcagaagaacacagtGAGGACACTGTCAGCGAAGAAGACGAATTAAATGTACTTGATACAGCCCCAGTGAGAGATACAAGCTGTAATAAGAGTTTTGGGAAGAAAGTTCTAAAATCTAGAAAAGAAAGCCCAGAAGAAACAGCCCATAAAGTTAAGACTGTAAAATATCTTCTGGGAGAGCTCAGAGCACTAATAACGGATCAAG ATGATTCAGAAATGTTGAGGCTGATGAATGAAGTAGAAGACTGCATATCATTGCTCCCAGCTGTAGTGGGAAGTACGAATATACAAGCTGAAATAGCACTAGCTTTACAGCCTCTCCGAAGTGAAAATGCACAGCTGCGTAG GAGACTAAGAATATTAAACCAGCAACTTGGGGAACGAGAAAGAAGTGAGAAGGCATCTGGACAGAGCTGCAACTATGAAT TAGTTTCTTTGCAGTCCTTTAATATGATGCTCCAAAGTCAATTGAAAGAATCACTGAAAGGCCTCGAGTCACTACAGGCTAAAAATGAAGAACTACTTAAAATAATAGAaagtcagaaagaagaaaataaacatcttGCAAAAGATattcaaaataaagaagaagaattgcttgaaaacaaacagcattaTGATATTCATTCCACCAAGCTCAAGATTG AAGTGGAAGAGGCACTAGGAAATGTGAAAAACCTTCAGTTTAAGCTGGaagcttcagagaaagaaaataagattttggGCATAACGTTACGTCAGCGTGATGCAGAAGTTAACAGACTGCGTGAATTAACCAG AACCTTGCAGGGCAGTATGGCCAAGCTTCTGTCTGACCTCACAGTAGACAACATTAGGCCCAAACCTGAAAAAGGTCTCTCGAAGTCTCTTTTGGAAGACCATGAAAAGCAAATGCAACCTGATCCATTTCCTGGGAGTACTTCAGTAATGACGTACCTTAAAAAATTAGAAATGGATCATATTTTGACAGATACAGAACTTCAATTCTCAAATAAAAGTGGAGAATTAGAAATGGGAAATCTAGCCTATGAAAAGTTGGCTGCTGAAGGACGTAAAATAAACAGTACATTCTCAGAAGGAGGAACATCAACTCCCAGAATACTACGAACCTCACTGAAGCAAGATGCAGAAACAGTTAGGGATTCTGTGACTTTACTAGATGACCAAAGCAAGTTGGATGAGACTGTTTATATTCCACTGACTAGCAGCACCTCTAAAAAACAGTTGCCAGCCTCTGCAAGAACTGGTGTGCTACCCCAAAGTAGAGGGGCTTGTAAGATGTTGGACTACCACTGTGAGCTCTCAGGCTCCGTGCAGCAGAATGGATGTGATATTGCAAAGGATCCAACTACTCTGGGTAAATTGAGTGCTGGGTACAGTGTGAAAAAGACTCTGGAACACACACTTGAAGTTACAGGGGATAAAGTGAAGCCAGAAGGAGACAAAGTCCAAATGAGGCCAAAAGGCACTCCAAGTGGAGCTGCAAAAGACTTCACAGACAAACCAGATCAGCTTCAGCCTGGCGCACACCCTCGCATACCAAAGCAATTTACAAAAGAGATTTCTCAGAAAAAAGGCACTGAAATACCTGATTTTAGTTCCATTTTATTTGATGATATATCAGGGAAGTCTGAGTGGAGTGCATCTTCTTTCTCAACTTTTACTTCTCGAGATGAAGAGGACTTTAAGAATAGCTTAGCAGCCTTGGATGCCAACATAGCTAGGTTACAAAGAACTCTGCAAAATAGCGTTATGAAACAATGA
- the CCDC14 gene encoding coiled-coil domain-containing protein 14 isoform X2 has product MAGTAAPRSRKALSSGRLTGAAKLTNGRKQFGLRKGCHSDVESGYSLYSTDSDDQVDSVHNGLDRCAALLKNILQNEATVMLGKDTIHKRPGKTTSVKITSKPLLTKGNTSKKKGLKKTTTLAHVQKEIVPISNRKLALFTTPSTEKELSSAAQNQMVQPIHVPSSQHSPVSHQKLCEHVQTQMSLITGQPPQNSDEIPTLTPLPTSNHGCQNVTASNYRLPPSTSTLSLQHSANPLSTQSDVPVDVGNECVPEMGGPVVCPVVSAASTTAAQMQSATALPSVIPCTASGTASSSTVPPLIPSSGREMTPNHDQQIKEADLIRCIQAHLTLLQSHEMMNGRTEQKHHHHCPAKHAASSNKEEDTSEEHSEDTVSEEDELNVLDTAPVRDTSCNKSFGKKVLKSRKESPEETAHKVKTVKYLLGELRALITDQDDSEMLRLMNEVEDCISLLPAVVGSTNIQAEIALALQPLRSENAQLRRRLRILNQQLGERERSEKASGQSCNYEFSLQSFNMMLQSQLKESLKGLESLQAKNEELLKIIESQKEENKHLAKDIQNKEEELLENKQHYDIHSTKLKIEVEEALGNVKNLQFKLEASEKENKILGITLRQRDAEVNRLRELTRTLQGSMAKLLSDLTVDNIRPKPEKGLSKSLLEDHEKQMQPDPFPGSTSVMTYLKKLEMDHILTDTELQFSNKSGELEMGNLAYEKLAAEGRKINSTFSEGGTSTPRILRTSLKQDAETVRDSVTLLDDQSKLDETVYIPLTSSTSKKQLPASARTGVLPQSRGACKMLDYHCELSGSVQQNGCDIAKDPTTLGKLSAGYSVKKTLEHTLEVTGDKVKPEGDKVQMRPKGTPSGAAKDFTDKPDQLQPGAHPRIPKQFTKEISQKKGTEIPDFSSILFDDISGKSEWSASSFSTFTSRDEEDFKNSLAALDANIARLQRTLQNSVMKQ; this is encoded by the exons ATGGCCGGCACGGCGGCTCCGCGGTCCCGCAAG GCACTGTCTTCTGGAAGACTAACAGGAGCAGCTAAATtaacaaatggaagaaaaca ATTTGGCTTAAGAAAAGGATGTCATTCTGATGTGGAGTCTGGATATTCTCTCTATTCAACTGACTCTGACGATCAG GTTGATAGTGTTCATAATGGACTTGACCGTTGTGCAGCTTTACTGAAGAATATCTTACAAAATGAGGCTACAG TAATGCTAGGAAAGGACACTATCCATAAACGACCTGGGAAAACAACTTCCGTTAAAATTACGTCCAAGCCTTTGCTAACCAAAGGAAATACTTCCAAGAAGAAAGGGTTGAAAAAAACCACTACTCTTGCCCACGTCCAAAAAGAAATTG TGCCAATATCAAATAGAAAACTTGCCTTGTTCACCACACCTTCTACTGAGAAAGAATTATCCAGTGCAGCACAGAATCAGATGGTTCAACCGATTCATGTGCCTTCCAGTCAACACTCTCCTGTGTCGCATCAGAAACTGTGCGAGCATGTGCAAACTCAGATGTCTCTGATAACTGGCCAACCACCACAGAACAGTGATGAAATTCCTACTCTGACTCCTCTTCCTACCTCAAATCATG GATGTCAAAATGTTACAGCTTCTAATTATCGATTACCTCCCTCCACGTCAACTCTGTCCCTGCAGCATTCAGCTAATCCCTTATCTACTCAGTCA GATGTTCCTGTAGATGTTGGCAATGAATGTGTGCCAGAGATGGGAGGACCTGTGGTTTGCCCAGTAGTTTCCGCTGCTTCTACTACTGCTGCACAAATGCAATCTGCCACTGCTCTTCCTAGTGTGATCCCTTGTACCGCATCAGGTACAGCAAGTAGCTCTACAGTGCCACCACTCATCCCATCATCTGGCAGAGAGATGACTCCAAACCATGATCAACAGATAAAAGAAGCAGATTTGATAAGATGCATACAAGCCCACCTGACCCTGTTACAATCACATGAAATGATGAACGGCAGGACTGAACAGAAGCACCATCATCATTGTCCAGCAAAACATGCTGCTTCAAGTAACAAGGAGGAGgatacttcagaagaacacagtGAGGACACTGTCAGCGAAGAAGACGAATTAAATGTACTTGATACAGCCCCAGTGAGAGATACAAGCTGTAATAAGAGTTTTGGGAAGAAAGTTCTAAAATCTAGAAAAGAAAGCCCAGAAGAAACAGCCCATAAAGTTAAGACTGTAAAATATCTTCTGGGAGAGCTCAGAGCACTAATAACGGATCAAG ATGATTCAGAAATGTTGAGGCTGATGAATGAAGTAGAAGACTGCATATCATTGCTCCCAGCTGTAGTGGGAAGTACGAATATACAAGCTGAAATAGCACTAGCTTTACAGCCTCTCCGAAGTGAAAATGCACAGCTGCGTAG GAGACTAAGAATATTAAACCAGCAACTTGGGGAACGAGAAAGAAGTGAGAAGGCATCTGGACAGAGCTGCAACTATGAAT TTTCTTTGCAGTCCTTTAATATGATGCTCCAAAGTCAATTGAAAGAATCACTGAAAGGCCTCGAGTCACTACAGGCTAAAAATGAAGAACTACTTAAAATAATAGAaagtcagaaagaagaaaataaacatcttGCAAAAGATattcaaaataaagaagaagaattgcttgaaaacaaacagcattaTGATATTCATTCCACCAAGCTCAAGATTG AAGTGGAAGAGGCACTAGGAAATGTGAAAAACCTTCAGTTTAAGCTGGaagcttcagagaaagaaaataagattttggGCATAACGTTACGTCAGCGTGATGCAGAAGTTAACAGACTGCGTGAATTAACCAG AACCTTGCAGGGCAGTATGGCCAAGCTTCTGTCTGACCTCACAGTAGACAACATTAGGCCCAAACCTGAAAAAGGTCTCTCGAAGTCTCTTTTGGAAGACCATGAAAAGCAAATGCAACCTGATCCATTTCCTGGGAGTACTTCAGTAATGACGTACCTTAAAAAATTAGAAATGGATCATATTTTGACAGATACAGAACTTCAATTCTCAAATAAAAGTGGAGAATTAGAAATGGGAAATCTAGCCTATGAAAAGTTGGCTGCTGAAGGACGTAAAATAAACAGTACATTCTCAGAAGGAGGAACATCAACTCCCAGAATACTACGAACCTCACTGAAGCAAGATGCAGAAACAGTTAGGGATTCTGTGACTTTACTAGATGACCAAAGCAAGTTGGATGAGACTGTTTATATTCCACTGACTAGCAGCACCTCTAAAAAACAGTTGCCAGCCTCTGCAAGAACTGGTGTGCTACCCCAAAGTAGAGGGGCTTGTAAGATGTTGGACTACCACTGTGAGCTCTCAGGCTCCGTGCAGCAGAATGGATGTGATATTGCAAAGGATCCAACTACTCTGGGTAAATTGAGTGCTGGGTACAGTGTGAAAAAGACTCTGGAACACACACTTGAAGTTACAGGGGATAAAGTGAAGCCAGAAGGAGACAAAGTCCAAATGAGGCCAAAAGGCACTCCAAGTGGAGCTGCAAAAGACTTCACAGACAAACCAGATCAGCTTCAGCCTGGCGCACACCCTCGCATACCAAAGCAATTTACAAAAGAGATTTCTCAGAAAAAAGGCACTGAAATACCTGATTTTAGTTCCATTTTATTTGATGATATATCAGGGAAGTCTGAGTGGAGTGCATCTTCTTTCTCAACTTTTACTTCTCGAGATGAAGAGGACTTTAAGAATAGCTTAGCAGCCTTGGATGCCAACATAGCTAGGTTACAAAGAACTCTGCAAAATAGCGTTATGAAACAATGA
- the CCDC14 gene encoding coiled-coil domain-containing protein 14 isoform X3, which translates to MAGTAAPRSRKALSSGRLTGAAKLTNGRKQFGLRKGCHSDVESGYSLYSTDSDDQVDSVHNGLDRCAALLKNILQNEATGKDTIHKRPGKTTSVKITSKPLLTKGNTSKKKGLKKTTTLAHVQKEIVPISNRKLALFTTPSTEKELSSAAQNQMVQPIHVPSSQHSPVSHQKLCEHVQTQMSLITGQPPQNSDEIPTLTPLPTSNHGCQNVTASNYRLPPSTSTLSLQHSANPLSTQSDVPVDVGNECVPEMGGPVVCPVVSAASTTAAQMQSATALPSVIPCTASGTASSSTVPPLIPSSGREMTPNHDQQIKEADLIRCIQAHLTLLQSHEMMNGRTEQKHHHHCPAKHAASSNKEEDTSEEHSEDTVSEEDELNVLDTAPVRDTSCNKSFGKKVLKSRKESPEETAHKVKTVKYLLGELRALITDQDDSEMLRLMNEVEDCISLLPAVVGSTNIQAEIALALQPLRSENAQLRRRLRILNQQLGERERSEKASGQSCNYELVSLQSFNMMLQSQLKESLKGLESLQAKNEELLKIIESQKEENKHLAKDIQNKEEELLENKQHYDIHSTKLKIEVEEALGNVKNLQFKLEASEKENKILGITLRQRDAEVNRLRELTRTLQGSMAKLLSDLTVDNIRPKPEKGLSKSLLEDHEKQMQPDPFPGSTSVMTYLKKLEMDHILTDTELQFSNKSGELEMGNLAYEKLAAEGRKINSTFSEGGTSTPRILRTSLKQDAETVRDSVTLLDDQSKLDETVYIPLTSSTSKKQLPASARTGVLPQSRGACKMLDYHCELSGSVQQNGCDIAKDPTTLGKLSAGYSVKKTLEHTLEVTGDKVKPEGDKVQMRPKGTPSGAAKDFTDKPDQLQPGAHPRIPKQFTKEISQKKGTEIPDFSSILFDDISGKSEWSASSFSTFTSRDEEDFKNSLAALDANIARLQRTLQNSVMKQ; encoded by the exons ATGGCCGGCACGGCGGCTCCGCGGTCCCGCAAG GCACTGTCTTCTGGAAGACTAACAGGAGCAGCTAAATtaacaaatggaagaaaaca ATTTGGCTTAAGAAAAGGATGTCATTCTGATGTGGAGTCTGGATATTCTCTCTATTCAACTGACTCTGACGATCAG GTTGATAGTGTTCATAATGGACTTGACCGTTGTGCAGCTTTACTGAAGAATATCTTACAAAATGAGGCTACAG GAAAGGACACTATCCATAAACGACCTGGGAAAACAACTTCCGTTAAAATTACGTCCAAGCCTTTGCTAACCAAAGGAAATACTTCCAAGAAGAAAGGGTTGAAAAAAACCACTACTCTTGCCCACGTCCAAAAAGAAATTG TGCCAATATCAAATAGAAAACTTGCCTTGTTCACCACACCTTCTACTGAGAAAGAATTATCCAGTGCAGCACAGAATCAGATGGTTCAACCGATTCATGTGCCTTCCAGTCAACACTCTCCTGTGTCGCATCAGAAACTGTGCGAGCATGTGCAAACTCAGATGTCTCTGATAACTGGCCAACCACCACAGAACAGTGATGAAATTCCTACTCTGACTCCTCTTCCTACCTCAAATCATG GATGTCAAAATGTTACAGCTTCTAATTATCGATTACCTCCCTCCACGTCAACTCTGTCCCTGCAGCATTCAGCTAATCCCTTATCTACTCAGTCA GATGTTCCTGTAGATGTTGGCAATGAATGTGTGCCAGAGATGGGAGGACCTGTGGTTTGCCCAGTAGTTTCCGCTGCTTCTACTACTGCTGCACAAATGCAATCTGCCACTGCTCTTCCTAGTGTGATCCCTTGTACCGCATCAGGTACAGCAAGTAGCTCTACAGTGCCACCACTCATCCCATCATCTGGCAGAGAGATGACTCCAAACCATGATCAACAGATAAAAGAAGCAGATTTGATAAGATGCATACAAGCCCACCTGACCCTGTTACAATCACATGAAATGATGAACGGCAGGACTGAACAGAAGCACCATCATCATTGTCCAGCAAAACATGCTGCTTCAAGTAACAAGGAGGAGgatacttcagaagaacacagtGAGGACACTGTCAGCGAAGAAGACGAATTAAATGTACTTGATACAGCCCCAGTGAGAGATACAAGCTGTAATAAGAGTTTTGGGAAGAAAGTTCTAAAATCTAGAAAAGAAAGCCCAGAAGAAACAGCCCATAAAGTTAAGACTGTAAAATATCTTCTGGGAGAGCTCAGAGCACTAATAACGGATCAAG ATGATTCAGAAATGTTGAGGCTGATGAATGAAGTAGAAGACTGCATATCATTGCTCCCAGCTGTAGTGGGAAGTACGAATATACAAGCTGAAATAGCACTAGCTTTACAGCCTCTCCGAAGTGAAAATGCACAGCTGCGTAG GAGACTAAGAATATTAAACCAGCAACTTGGGGAACGAGAAAGAAGTGAGAAGGCATCTGGACAGAGCTGCAACTATGAAT TAGTTTCTTTGCAGTCCTTTAATATGATGCTCCAAAGTCAATTGAAAGAATCACTGAAAGGCCTCGAGTCACTACAGGCTAAAAATGAAGAACTACTTAAAATAATAGAaagtcagaaagaagaaaataaacatcttGCAAAAGATattcaaaataaagaagaagaattgcttgaaaacaaacagcattaTGATATTCATTCCACCAAGCTCAAGATTG AAGTGGAAGAGGCACTAGGAAATGTGAAAAACCTTCAGTTTAAGCTGGaagcttcagagaaagaaaataagattttggGCATAACGTTACGTCAGCGTGATGCAGAAGTTAACAGACTGCGTGAATTAACCAG AACCTTGCAGGGCAGTATGGCCAAGCTTCTGTCTGACCTCACAGTAGACAACATTAGGCCCAAACCTGAAAAAGGTCTCTCGAAGTCTCTTTTGGAAGACCATGAAAAGCAAATGCAACCTGATCCATTTCCTGGGAGTACTTCAGTAATGACGTACCTTAAAAAATTAGAAATGGATCATATTTTGACAGATACAGAACTTCAATTCTCAAATAAAAGTGGAGAATTAGAAATGGGAAATCTAGCCTATGAAAAGTTGGCTGCTGAAGGACGTAAAATAAACAGTACATTCTCAGAAGGAGGAACATCAACTCCCAGAATACTACGAACCTCACTGAAGCAAGATGCAGAAACAGTTAGGGATTCTGTGACTTTACTAGATGACCAAAGCAAGTTGGATGAGACTGTTTATATTCCACTGACTAGCAGCACCTCTAAAAAACAGTTGCCAGCCTCTGCAAGAACTGGTGTGCTACCCCAAAGTAGAGGGGCTTGTAAGATGTTGGACTACCACTGTGAGCTCTCAGGCTCCGTGCAGCAGAATGGATGTGATATTGCAAAGGATCCAACTACTCTGGGTAAATTGAGTGCTGGGTACAGTGTGAAAAAGACTCTGGAACACACACTTGAAGTTACAGGGGATAAAGTGAAGCCAGAAGGAGACAAAGTCCAAATGAGGCCAAAAGGCACTCCAAGTGGAGCTGCAAAAGACTTCACAGACAAACCAGATCAGCTTCAGCCTGGCGCACACCCTCGCATACCAAAGCAATTTACAAAAGAGATTTCTCAGAAAAAAGGCACTGAAATACCTGATTTTAGTTCCATTTTATTTGATGATATATCAGGGAAGTCTGAGTGGAGTGCATCTTCTTTCTCAACTTTTACTTCTCGAGATGAAGAGGACTTTAAGAATAGCTTAGCAGCCTTGGATGCCAACATAGCTAGGTTACAAAGAACTCTGCAAAATAGCGTTATGAAACAATGA